One window from the genome of Armatimonadota bacterium encodes:
- a CDS encoding ExsB family protein, which translates to MTAATLALPVEIEAPALTDRLIGEIREVTRGQPVVVAFSGGLDSTTVAALAREALGGPHVLLVTVNMGAYAYRRGNQIVLELAQQLGLQQRCLLGQFAQHRVQRNGPACNRCTREIKLGMVRRASGGRLVLTGANRSDTWGQLGLKVCNGYYAPLLDLNKPQIRAIADHLGLRIPRIGEHPGREGCKLKHLLKPLINPTYHGRAVAEANEVLLRVLQDAGAAVDLANVKIIGPLGRNIGLVNVRPLPDPPLREALLQALRALPELDEVHLVETPLRLVVKAGPGVMHDAHARHWLQHGRMQPDFAFPIEVQWELARNSRLHTFQVVDFRPVAG; encoded by the coding sequence ATGACGGCAGCCACCCTGGCCCTTCCGGTTGAAATCGAAGCCCCCGCCCTGACCGACCGGCTGATCGGGGAGATAAGGGAAGTGACGCGCGGTCAGCCGGTGGTGGTGGCTTTCAGCGGAGGTCTGGACAGCACCACCGTGGCTGCTCTGGCCAGGGAAGCTCTGGGAGGTCCCCACGTCCTCCTGGTCACGGTGAACATGGGGGCCTATGCCTACCGCCGCGGCAACCAGATCGTCCTGGAGCTGGCACAGCAGCTGGGGCTGCAGCAGCGCTGCCTGCTCGGCCAGTTCGCCCAGCACCGGGTGCAGCGCAACGGCCCGGCCTGCAACCGCTGCACCCGGGAGATCAAGCTGGGGATGGTGCGCCGCGCCAGCGGCGGCCGCCTGGTGCTCACCGGAGCCAACCGCAGCGACACCTGGGGGCAGCTTGGTCTGAAGGTATGCAACGGCTACTACGCGCCGCTGCTGGACCTGAACAAGCCACAGATCCGGGCCATCGCCGACCACCTCGGCCTGCGCATCCCTCGGATCGGGGAGCACCCCGGGCGGGAAGGATGCAAGCTCAAGCACCTGCTGAAGCCGCTGATCAACCCCACCTACCACGGCCGCGCCGTGGCGGAGGCCAACGAGGTGCTCCTCCGGGTGCTGCAAGACGCCGGGGCCGCCGTGGATCTGGCCAACGTGAAGATCATCGGCCCCCTGGGGCGGAACATCGGGCTGGTCAACGTCCGCCCCCTGCCGGACCCTCCGCTGCGGGAGGCGCTGCTGCAGGCCCTGCGCGCGTTGCCGGAGCTGGACGAGGTCCACCTGGTGGAGACGCCGCTGCGCCTGGTGGTCAAGGCAGGGCCCGGGGTGATGCACGACGCGCACGCCCGCCACTGGCTGCAGCACGGGCGGATGCAGCCGGACTTCGCCTTCCCTATCGAGGTGCAGTGGGAGCTGGCCCGCAACAGCCGCCTGCACACCTTCCAGGTCGTCGACTTCCGACCGGTAGCTGGCTAG